The Papaver somniferum cultivar HN1 chromosome 3, ASM357369v1, whole genome shotgun sequence genome includes a region encoding these proteins:
- the LOC113358841 gene encoding bZIP transcription factor RISBZ4-like isoform X1, translating to MDQKPLDTNPKHVETSSIFGGSNMKRSASELDFEEFLRPITTTTTNDIIISHHPYQDQGFVSNDLSDFSFDDHQLEEKMHPFSNGGGGGLMSNNDIFVWSSQSAALHKFAAISPTMDSQSSICGPASSGITFAYTAATGSAGSPTSVHNPSIGGDTQGVGATSGSSSREQSDDDDIEIEGGSCGQSMDNVDVKRIRRKVSNRESARRSRRRKQAHLVDLELQVDQLRGENASLYKQFNSADHQFKEAATDNRVLRSDVEALRVKVKLAEDMVARGSLTCSLHHLLQNYSNSPPPPIITNNIPRVSEITGNLGMQGDESSTYVGMPNSGQISNIGIDGVNTHNGNNTKNRMNRNNNTPPLQRIASMELLQNTIVSEALSCLSEIWP from the exons ATGGATCAAAAACCACTCGACACGAACCCGAAACACGTTGAAACATCGTCGATATTCGGAGGTTCAAACATGAAGAGAAGTGCATCAGAGTTGGATTTTGAAGAGTTTTTAAGACCAATAACAACAACTACTACTAATGATATCATCATTTCTCATCATCCGTATCAAGATCAGGGTTTTGTTAGTAATGATTTGAGTGATTTCAGTTTTGATGATCATCAACTAGAG GAGAAGATGCACCCTTTTtcaaatggtggtggtggtgggttaaTGAGCAACAATGATATCTTCGTATGGTCTTCCCAAAGTGCAGCTCTCCACAAGTTTGCAGCCATTTCTCCAACCATGGATTCACAATCATCGATTTGTG GTCCTGCATCCAGTGGTATAACATTTGCGTACACTGCTGCAACTGGGTCAGCTGGAAGCCCAACGTCAGTTCATAATCCAAGCATAGGAGGAGATACTCAAGGCGTAGGAGCTACAAGTGGGTCATCTTCAAGGGAGCAGTCTGATGACGATGATATAGAGATCGAAGGGGGTTCTTGTGGGCAAAGCATGGATAATGTCGACGTCAAACGTATCAGAAG aAAGGTTTCTAACAGAGAATCTGCACGAAGATCACGAAGAAGAAAACAAGCACATCTGGTTGATCTTGAATTACAG GTTGATCAGTTAAGAGGAGAAAATGCTTCACTGTACAAGCAATTCAACAGTGCTGATCATCAATTTAAGGAAGCTGCTACAGACAACAGAGTTCTTCGATCAGATGTAGAAGCTTTGAGAGTAAAG GTGAAACTGGCGGAGGACATGGTTGCTCGTGGATCCCTAACATGTAGTTTGCACCATCTCTTGCAAAACTATTCGAATTCACCTCCACCTCCCATTATCACCAACAACATACCTAGAGTTTCTGAAATAACAGGAAACCTCGGAATGCAAGGAGATGAGTCATCTACTTATGTTGGTATGCCAAATTCAGGACAGATTTCAAACATCGGAATAGATGGTGTTAATACCCATAATGGAAATAATACCAAGAACAGAATGAACCGAAATAACAATACACCTCCATTACAAAGGATTGCAAGCATGGAACTCCTACAAAACACCATTGTCAGTGAAGCTCTTAGCTGCCTGTCAGAGATCTGGCCATAA
- the LOC113358842 gene encoding reticulon-like protein B22 — MEEEEGEGKNYYTNNNQKSEIGKPLILLICGTLVYYHCAYRNSSLLSLISDVFIVLLCSLAILGMFFRHISITVPVDPLEWQISQDTANAIIATLANTLGAAESVLRVAATGHDKRLFIKVVVILYLLSAVGRVASGATVAYAGLCLFCLYIVAQSSQSISECASQILKRRESTGAAQDVM, encoded by the exons ATGGaagaggaagaaggagaaggaaagaATTATTATACCAATAATAATCAGAAGAGTGAAATTGGGAAACCATTGATTTTGTTAATATGTGGAACGTTAGTGTATTATCATTGTGCTTACAGAAATTCGAGTCTACTCTCATTGATTTCTGATGTATTCATTGTTCTTCTTTGTTCCTTGGCCATTCTTGGTATGTTCTTTCGTCATATCAGTATCAC TGTTCCGGTGGATCCACTTGAATGGCAGATTTCACAGGACACAGCAAATGCCATTATTGCTACTTTGGCTAATACTTTAGGTGCGGCGGAGTCTGTTTTGAGAGTTGCAGCTACTGGGCACGACAAAAGACTATTCATTAAG GTGGTTGTCATTCTTTACTTGCTATCAGCTGTGGGACGAGTTGCCTCAGGAGCTACAGTTGCATATGCTG GGCTGTGCTTATTTTGTCTGTACATTGTTGCCCAAAGCTCTCAGTCGATCAGTGAATGCGCGTCTCAAATTCTGAAGAGAAGAGAGTCTACAGGTGCAGCACAAGATGTCATGTAG
- the LOC113358841 gene encoding bZIP transcription factor RISBZ4-like isoform X2 — protein sequence MDQKPLDTNPKHVETSSIFGGSNMKRSASELDFEEFLRPITTTTTNDIIISHHPYQDQGFVSNDLSDFSFDDHQLEEKMHPFSNGGGGGLMSNNDIFVWSSQSAALHKFAAISPTMDSQSSICAGSPTSVHNPSIGGDTQGVGATSGSSSREQSDDDDIEIEGGSCGQSMDNVDVKRIRRKVSNRESARRSRRRKQAHLVDLELQVDQLRGENASLYKQFNSADHQFKEAATDNRVLRSDVEALRVKVKLAEDMVARGSLTCSLHHLLQNYSNSPPPPIITNNIPRVSEITGNLGMQGDESSTYVGMPNSGQISNIGIDGVNTHNGNNTKNRMNRNNNTPPLQRIASMELLQNTIVSEALSCLSEIWP from the exons ATGGATCAAAAACCACTCGACACGAACCCGAAACACGTTGAAACATCGTCGATATTCGGAGGTTCAAACATGAAGAGAAGTGCATCAGAGTTGGATTTTGAAGAGTTTTTAAGACCAATAACAACAACTACTACTAATGATATCATCATTTCTCATCATCCGTATCAAGATCAGGGTTTTGTTAGTAATGATTTGAGTGATTTCAGTTTTGATGATCATCAACTAGAG GAGAAGATGCACCCTTTTtcaaatggtggtggtggtgggttaaTGAGCAACAATGATATCTTCGTATGGTCTTCCCAAAGTGCAGCTCTCCACAAGTTTGCAGCCATTTCTCCAACCATGGATTCACAATCATCGATTTGTG CTGGAAGCCCAACGTCAGTTCATAATCCAAGCATAGGAGGAGATACTCAAGGCGTAGGAGCTACAAGTGGGTCATCTTCAAGGGAGCAGTCTGATGACGATGATATAGAGATCGAAGGGGGTTCTTGTGGGCAAAGCATGGATAATGTCGACGTCAAACGTATCAGAAG aAAGGTTTCTAACAGAGAATCTGCACGAAGATCACGAAGAAGAAAACAAGCACATCTGGTTGATCTTGAATTACAG GTTGATCAGTTAAGAGGAGAAAATGCTTCACTGTACAAGCAATTCAACAGTGCTGATCATCAATTTAAGGAAGCTGCTACAGACAACAGAGTTCTTCGATCAGATGTAGAAGCTTTGAGAGTAAAG GTGAAACTGGCGGAGGACATGGTTGCTCGTGGATCCCTAACATGTAGTTTGCACCATCTCTTGCAAAACTATTCGAATTCACCTCCACCTCCCATTATCACCAACAACATACCTAGAGTTTCTGAAATAACAGGAAACCTCGGAATGCAAGGAGATGAGTCATCTACTTATGTTGGTATGCCAAATTCAGGACAGATTTCAAACATCGGAATAGATGGTGTTAATACCCATAATGGAAATAATACCAAGAACAGAATGAACCGAAATAACAATACACCTCCATTACAAAGGATTGCAAGCATGGAACTCCTACAAAACACCATTGTCAGTGAAGCTCTTAGCTGCCTGTCAGAGATCTGGCCATAA